A stretch of Imperialibacter roseus DNA encodes these proteins:
- a CDS encoding TonB-dependent receptor plug domain-containing protein, which translates to MYVRGGTPDQNLVLYDGFTVYQVDHLYGFFSAFNSNALKDIQLYKGGFESRFGGRLSSVTEITGKDGNDKAFNAGAEISFLGFNGFVEGPIGGKTTFLLAARRSYKGPIYNKIFDKFNDNSTTNNTQTGGGFSGPGGGQGFANFQTKASSFFYDINSKITYKLTPKDNISFSVFNGTDKLDNGFDLDNSSLPSFGGGSGQGGGRDFSVSNTDLTKYGNTGLSLKWNRTWTDRLYGSTLASYSYYFSDRDRTNSVSTSDDSSEDQTVRFGTLENNDLRDFSLKTDYTYDLSNEHHLGFGAFASKLLIDYTFSQNDTSTILDKNDRGLVAGFYLQDKMKLMENKLTVVPGARLSYFDMTGKPYLEPRLSASYSLTAGFTVRASTGRFYQFANRITREDILSGSRDFWILSNDENIPVSSAEHYIFGGSYENKGFLFSVEGYYKKLQSLSEYSLRFNTSPREISLEENFYNGDGYAKGIEFLVQKKYGDFTGWVSYTLGQTRNKFAVYSDEYFPANQDVTHEFKAVSIYSANRWSFSATWIYATGRPYTAPSGAYSITLLDGTTSDYFSTTDKNSLRFPNYHRLDLAATYSFYSIDQEREIGGLSFSIFNLYNHTNVWHKQYSIVDSEIIETDVTYLGITPNLTLTLKLR; encoded by the coding sequence ATGTACGTCAGGGGCGGTACCCCTGATCAAAACCTGGTTCTTTACGATGGATTCACTGTGTATCAGGTTGATCACCTTTATGGCTTTTTCTCTGCCTTTAACTCCAACGCATTAAAAGATATCCAGCTTTACAAAGGCGGCTTTGAAAGCAGGTTTGGAGGCAGGCTGTCGAGCGTGACAGAAATTACCGGAAAAGATGGCAATGACAAAGCCTTTAATGCAGGTGCCGAAATAAGCTTTCTTGGATTTAATGGCTTTGTAGAGGGGCCTATTGGAGGTAAAACTACTTTTCTCCTTGCAGCCCGAAGGTCATACAAGGGACCTATTTACAATAAGATCTTTGATAAATTCAACGACAACAGCACTACGAACAATACCCAAACTGGCGGCGGCTTTAGCGGGCCGGGTGGTGGCCAAGGCTTTGCCAATTTTCAGACCAAAGCTTCCTCTTTCTTCTACGACATTAACTCCAAAATAACGTACAAACTAACGCCTAAGGATAATATCTCATTCAGTGTATTTAATGGCACCGACAAACTTGACAATGGCTTCGACCTCGATAATAGCAGCTTGCCAAGTTTTGGTGGCGGTAGCGGCCAGGGCGGCGGAAGAGACTTTTCAGTTTCGAACACTGACCTGACCAAGTATGGGAATACAGGACTTAGTCTCAAATGGAATCGCACCTGGACCGACAGGTTATACGGATCGACACTGGCTTCCTATTCTTATTATTTCAGTGATAGAGACAGAACAAATTCAGTTTCAACTTCAGACGATAGTAGCGAGGATCAAACTGTCAGATTCGGAACCCTCGAAAACAACGATTTGCGGGATTTTTCGCTAAAGACAGACTACACGTACGACTTGTCCAATGAGCACCACCTCGGGTTTGGCGCATTTGCCAGCAAGCTGCTCATCGACTATACGTTCAGCCAAAACGATACGTCGACTATCCTCGACAAAAACGATCGGGGGCTTGTCGCAGGTTTTTACCTGCAGGACAAAATGAAACTGATGGAAAATAAGCTCACAGTCGTGCCGGGGGCAAGACTCTCCTATTTTGATATGACCGGGAAACCCTACCTGGAGCCGAGGTTGAGCGCCTCCTATTCACTTACAGCGGGATTTACTGTAAGAGCTTCAACCGGCAGATTTTACCAATTTGCCAACCGGATCACACGTGAAGATATACTTTCAGGGTCAAGAGACTTTTGGATTCTTTCAAATGACGAAAACATCCCTGTAAGCTCTGCTGAACACTACATATTCGGTGGCTCCTATGAAAACAAAGGGTTTCTATTCAGCGTCGAAGGCTACTACAAAAAGCTTCAAAGCCTGTCGGAATATTCACTTAGGTTCAATACCAGCCCCAGAGAGATCAGCCTTGAAGAGAACTTCTACAATGGAGACGGTTATGCAAAAGGTATAGAGTTCTTAGTGCAGAAAAAATACGGCGACTTTACAGGTTGGGTAAGCTATACCCTGGGACAAACACGGAACAAATTTGCAGTGTACTCGGACGAGTACTTTCCAGCTAACCAGGATGTAACGCACGAATTTAAAGCAGTTTCTATCTACAGTGCAAACAGGTGGAGTTTCTCAGCAACCTGGATCTACGCCACAGGGCGACCCTATACAGCACCATCAGGGGCCTATAGTATTACACTCCTCGATGGCACTACCAGCGACTACTTTTCCACTACCGACAAGAATTCGCTTCGATTTCCCAACTATCACCGCCTTGACCTGGCAGCCACCTATTCCTTCTATTCTATCGATCAGGAGCGGGAAATTGGCGGACTATCTTTTTCTATTTTCAACTTATACAACCACACCAATGTGTGGCACAAACAATACAGCATAGTAGATTCAGAAATTATCGAAACAGATGTGACTTATTTGGGCATTACCCCCAACCTAACCTTAACGCTTAAGCTCCGATAA